From Hymenobacter sediminicola:
CAGGATAGAAAGTGCCGAGGCGCCGGCCTGCATGTAGCCCAGCGTGGTACGCTCGACGGGTGCGTGCGGGTTAATAAAGCCCTTGCTCGGCGACTTGCGCTTGAACTCGGCAATGATGCCGCTCAAATCGTCGCGGAGCAGGTAGTGGCTCAGGCTGAGCGGCTGGGCATCCATATACAGGCTCTGTTCCAGCCGTTTGGCAGGCACTAGGCTCTGGCGCTCAGATACTTCTTGGCGCTTATGGGCAATGATTTTATCTAGAATTGTCATAGTCGAAAAAGATGTGGTGGCGTTCATGCGCGAATCCTGATTACTGCAACGCTACCAGTTGCCGTAGCGCCTGCCTGGCCCGGCCCGAGTCCAGTGACTCTTGCGCGGTGGCTAGTGCATCTCTCAAACCCAACTGCGGCTCCAGGCACCGAATGGCCAGCGCCGCATTAGCCGTCACAACGTCGCGCTGGGCACGGGTGGCGCGGCCCTCCAGCACGTCTACGAAAAGCCGGGCCGACTCGGCGGGGGTGCGGCCGCCCGCCAGCTCGGCGGGCTGCTTGGCGGCCAGCCCGAAGTCGGTAGCTGTCAGCAGCTGCTCGCCGGCTATGGTAGCCAGCTTAGCCGCACCGGTCAGCGAAAGTTCATCGTAGCCATCCAGCGCATGCACCACGGCATAGCAGGTATCGGTTTGCTGCAGTAGATACTGGTAGAGGCGCAGCAGCTCCAGGCTGAACGTGCCGGCTACTTGGTAGCGCGGCCGGGCCGGATTGACGAGCGGACCCAGAATATTAAAGAACGTGCGGACGCCTAACTCCCGCCGAACCGGGCCAGCATGGCGCATAGCCGGATGGAACGAAGGCGCATGCAGAAAACAAATATTGGCGTGCTCCAACTGCCGCTTGAGCAAGTCATTACTCGCTCCAAACGCTACACCCAACTGCGCCAGCACATCCGACGAGCCACACACCGATGACACGCCAATATTGCCATGCTTCGTGACTTTGTACCCCGCCCCTGCCACTACAAAGCAAGCCAACGTACTGATGTTGAGCGTGTCCTTGCCGTCGCCGCCGGTACCTACTATATCTACTGTTTCGCGTGTGCCTAGTTCCGGGTCGCGGCTGAGGCTGAGCAGCGCCTCGCGGAAGCCAGCCAACTCTGGCACCGAGATGGGGCGCATGCGGTACACGGTCATGAAGGCGGCCATTTCCGACGCGT
This genomic window contains:
- the trpD gene encoding anthranilate phosphoribosyltransferase → MKHLLNQLFNQQILTHAEAREAMLRIGQGEANASEMAAFMTVYRMRPISVPELAGFREALLSLSRDPELGTRETVDIVGTGGDGKDTLNISTLACFVVAGAGYKVTKHGNIGVSSVCGSSDVLAQLGVAFGASNDLLKRQLEHANICFLHAPSFHPAMRHAGPVRRELGVRTFFNILGPLVNPARPRYQVAGTFSLELLRLYQYLLQQTDTCYAVVHALDGYDELSLTGAAKLATIAGEQLLTATDFGLAAKQPAELAGGRTPAESARLFVDVLEGRATRAQRDVVTANAALAIRCLEPQLGLRDALATAQESLDSGRARQALRQLVALQ